The proteins below come from a single Anaerobaca lacustris genomic window:
- a CDS encoding cytochrome c biogenesis CcdA family protein: MISTIDRLIGESPVWALFVVFWIGAMASLSSCTVLRLPVVIGYVAGAGSSKKRAVVLACLFTAGLIVSHVLVGAAMMTVGGVAGKLLNLNKYLFWFLGGLLIVVGLLVSGMLNVRLLPEKWRDLGPKLHKANLAGAGLLGFVFGLVVVPACPCCGAGLLILAGIAVAKGLSVYGPLLFLSFALGQSLPVLAVGVLTALVKPDVIDKARARICSLEERIHLIAGNVLMVVGIYLIVVG, translated from the coding sequence AATCGACAGACTGATCGGCGAGTCCCCCGTATGGGCCCTGTTCGTCGTTTTCTGGATCGGGGCAATGGCTTCGCTCAGTTCCTGTACGGTCCTTCGCCTGCCCGTGGTGATCGGCTACGTGGCGGGTGCCGGATCGTCGAAGAAGCGCGCCGTTGTTCTGGCCTGCCTGTTCACGGCCGGCCTGATTGTCAGCCACGTTCTCGTCGGCGCCGCCATGATGACGGTCGGTGGCGTCGCGGGCAAGCTGCTGAACCTCAACAAATACCTCTTCTGGTTCCTCGGCGGCTTGCTGATCGTCGTCGGCCTGCTCGTTTCGGGCATGCTGAATGTGAGACTACTGCCCGAGAAATGGCGCGATCTCGGCCCGAAGTTGCACAAGGCCAATCTGGCGGGGGCGGGTCTGCTGGGGTTCGTTTTCGGCCTGGTGGTTGTGCCCGCGTGCCCATGCTGCGGGGCGGGTCTGCTCATTCTGGCCGGCATCGCCGTGGCCAAGGGGCTCTCGGTCTACGGGCCGTTGCTGTTCCTGAGCTTTGCGCTCGGACAGAGCCTGCCGGTCCTGGCCGTCGGCGTGCTGACGGCGTTGGTCAAGCCGGACGTGATCGATAAGGCCCGAGCGAGAATCTGCTCGCTCGAAGAACGGATTCACCTGATCGCCGGCAACGTACTGATGGTTGTCGGCATCTATCTCATTGTTGTGGGATGA